The sequence TTTACTCGGGTATTTAGTACGAAACGGTTTCGCGTAGGGAAGCGAAGTTTTGTCGAGGCTTGGGTAGTTATGTCAAGGTCAACCAATCCAAGAGATGCCGCGGTAGTACTACTGGTGGAAGTCGTAGTTGTCGACGTCGTCCGGTTGAGCTTGTTCCGGTACTCTTTGATGCTGAAGCGAGGTCGGTTCAGTTCCGGTTTGGTTCGGTTCACTTCACCGCTGGTTTCGTCCGAAGTATAACTTGCAAACGTGGAGGACGTGCTTGGCCCAAATGATGGTGAAGAAGAAGGCAGTCGTAGACTCGTTTTACTGTTTTGCAGTTTGAAGTTGACACGAGTGTTCTCGCTGTCTCGTGTGACCTCAGATGATTTGAACGGATCTTCAAAGTCGTCACTAAATTTGGATTTCGTTCGAGCTGGCTTGACGTCGAATCCGCTGGTTGGTCGGAATCGTGACCGCAGTCCATTGTTATCGTTGCTGAAATTGAACAGAGACGTAGGGGTATTGAAAACAGAGGGGGTCGTTACCGATGGGAATTGTGTAACTGGAATGTCCTGTTGCTCTTGGTCTTGATCATCGCGACCTGCCGAAAACCGATTCCGATTCACGTTGGATGGTATTTTTTTACGATGTTTTCTAAGAGAGCTGTCTTCCGTGAAATATGGAGTCGTTGACGGAGTATTGGTTGTAGTTTTGAATTCAACTTCACCATCGATAGTCGGTCGCGGCCGGAAGCGGAATCGGTTACGATTGGGACGATCTACTGGATTTTCAGTTGAATCGGATTCAATTGACTGCTCGGTGGAGGGCTTTGGTCGACGCCGGCGGCCCTTTGACTTGAACATTGGGTATGGAGTGGTGGTACCAAGTTCTTGGGAATCTAAGAAAGCCGGCCCAATGGTGACTATTTCCGGTTGGGGATCATCCAATCGATTGCTTTCGGCTTCAGTAGTGTACTTGTACTTGTTACGACTGCTGGGTGGGATGAGTGTGGGGTCAGAAATCGCATCCTCGATCGTGAAGAAGCTGTGCGTGATGAGAGGTTCCTCCGTGGAGGCATCCAACACCGACAAAGGTGTTGTAGACGAGGGTCTTTTATTGGGTGGAAGACCTGTGTAGCTAGGGTGCATGATCTTGTGCTGTTTGTATTCGCTTTCTTGCTGTCGATAGAGATGTTTGAATACGTTGGGCTTTTCGGTAGTGATGAATTTATCACGTCCAATCCAGTCGTCGTTAACCGGGGTAACCATCACAGGGGTGCTGAAACCATTATGATCGCCACCAAAGATGATTGAATGACTATAGAATGGTTGACGTGGTGTTGTGCTAGGTGGGGATTGGGAAGAGGTAGAAGATGGATAGCTAGTGGAGCCTGGGGTTGATGCAGGAGTGTGTGATGAAGGACTTGGTCTAGCGAACGATTCATAGCTGAATCGATTGGCATCTTGGAGCGGAGAATGGGAGTTGATGTTATATTTGTTAAGGATTTCGGCCGGGTCTTTGTTGAATTCCGCATGGTTGGTTATTGTAGGAAGCAAAGCTTGCTGGGTGCTGGGAGGTGGCGGAACTAAATTTTGGCTGTATTCGTCGTGAATTTCATTAAATACATGCTTGTTTTCTTTGAATTTAACTGATTCATGGGGTTTATGATTGATTGGGAGTTGTTGGTGGCTTTGATAGGATGTAAAACCAAATGATTCAGTGCCATGATGTTGGAGCGGGGTAGGATGAATTTGATGGGAATCGTACTGCAGATTAGATTGGTGTTTGTAGGGTTTCTCTTTGAAGAATTGTGTCGGAGCTGGAGATGCTGCTGGCGGAGGTGGATGCTGGGTCTTCAGGCTGAACCCGAACTTGCTCTGTTGTTGCTGTTGAACCTGTTGGAAGAATGGAGTCAGGACGCTAGGAGGGATGTGTGGGAAAAGCGGTGTCGATGGGGTGACAGGGGTCTTGGTGGACTCCTTCTCTCCGGATGAATGCAGTTTCTTCGGGAGATCGATGTCGGTTGGAGCAATGTGATTATAGAAGGGCTGCAGCTTGCTTTGCTGTTGGAGATAGTTCATCTTCTGCATGTTCTTGA comes from Armigeres subalbatus isolate Guangzhou_Male chromosome 2, GZ_Asu_2, whole genome shotgun sequence and encodes:
- the LOC134213061 gene encoding uncharacterized protein LOC134213061; translated protein: MMRRLVDLGLIIRIWLVLLSVETSQCDNAEPRALDLSVPWRPLPYHVPQQQLISVASFDTTSKDELVHIAQHNAHILKQFNQPITQYQNQNTQQLQPVGGPMLPTQQSSPHQAPQQSLQSHMKPPPYGGHTPGPKYMTTPLLLTNVSPAGAAAAAIAMQTTARHANKPFGPKSDQVTTLNLVHSSTPKLVTPLAGHLTPVGVKAAKFNGQFREPVHNAQPANLQKSTMNAPHPVMNKIPSHMGLGYRPKQPVAANSNRLEHYISPNHLYGTYIQFGQGSSPLQAAKTKFISQLASHPSFDAQLKGLLHAGVGNGYQQTFAHIKNMQKMNYLQQQSKLQPFYNHIAPTDIDLPKKLHSSGEKESTKTPVTPSTPLFPHIPPSVLTPFFQQVQQQQQSKFGFSLKTQHPPPPAASPAPTQFFKEKPYKHQSNLQYDSHQIHPTPLQHHGTESFGFTSYQSHQQLPINHKPHESVKFKENKHVFNEIHDEYSQNLVPPPPSTQQALLPTITNHAEFNKDPAEILNKYNINSHSPLQDANRFSYESFARPSPSSHTPASTPGSTSYPSSTSSQSPPSTTPRQPFYSHSIIFGGDHNGFSTPVMVTPVNDDWIGRDKFITTEKPNVFKHLYRQQESEYKQHKIMHPSYTGLPPNKRPSSTTPLSVLDASTEEPLITHSFFTIEDAISDPTLIPPSSRNKYKYTTEAESNRLDDPQPEIVTIGPAFLDSQELGTTTPYPMFKSKGRRRRPKPSTEQSIESDSTENPVDRPNRNRFRFRPRPTIDGEVEFKTTTNTPSTTPYFTEDSSLRKHRKKIPSNVNRNRFSAGRDDQDQEQQDIPVTQFPSVTTPSVFNTPTSLFNFSNDNNGLRSRFRPTSGFDVKPARTKSKFSDDFEDPFKSSEVTRDSENTRVNFKLQNSKTSLRLPSSSPSFGPSTSSTFASYTSDETSGEVNRTKPELNRPRFSIKEYRNKLNRTTSTTTTSTSSTTAASLGLVDLDITTQASTKLRFPTRNRFVLNTRVNKTTESNEVLSGTIINSSSSTTDKPVVTNETTTSTTTRTSFRPSGTRNQFNRFTVKKVTTEQPPQSSTAPARVINRGRIRLQDTSTQATPNRTAIPSSLNTSTLANRRPPKISLRQRIQNFNRKKESEGPLSNPEAENNSLLNTSDEVKPFDDLSILGTDTQNRFEDSVPSTSTSTSTTTTEGYRHPETAIMKISPKDSSGNGYNSNNDGDWDLNSASSDYSKRVVELTLSASKDKGFKSVNKGLLSRRVPGYFTLATEDPILPIEAFFPQVKKVSA